The genomic DNA TTATCATCAAGGTCATCGGCAGCTTTGTGCTCCTCGCCGGCATCCTTAGCTTTATGTTTACCATTAACTGGCCGATTGCGACAGTCATGACCGTATTTACGCTAGCCTCTATTGGCGCCATGGTTTTCATCCGGGATCTGGGCGTAAAATCCTCCAAAGACGAGCGCGGAGCAAGTGCAGCGCTATTCGGATTTATTGAGGAACGGATTGCGGGGATTGAGGATGTTCAGGCGAACGGCAATGTGCCGTATGTCATGAACCGTTTCCACCGTGCCATGCGTACCGTGTTCCTGAAAGGCCGCAAAGCATGGATGCTGCGGGTCATTCCCTGGAATACGACCGTAGTCCTTTTTGCCATCGCCGTAACGGTCGTACTGCTGCTTGGCGTTCACTATTATCTGACCAATCAAATAACGTTGGGTACACTCTTCCTCATCTATCAGTACACACAAATGCTGAACGACCCTATCGAACAGCTGGGTGATCAGGTGCAGGAATTCCAAAAGGCCAAATCCGGCATGATGCGCTCCCAGGAGCTGCTGGCAAACCGCAGCGAGATCGTTGAAGGAAACGATACGACGCTGCCTGACGGCGCACTCGGTTTGGAATTTGATCATGTCAACTTCAGCTCAACCCGGATAAGCCCGTGCTTCATGATATTACATTCTCCGTTCGTCCAGGCGAGAGACTGGGCATTATCGGGCGTACCGGCAGCGGTAAATCCAGCCTCAGCCGTGTCCTGCTGCGGTTATACAACATTAACAGCGGCGTCATCCGAGTCGGAGGCACAGACATTCAGGAGCTGAAGCTTGAGGCATTATATCGCCGGGTAGGCATGGTAACGCAGGATGTACAGCTGTTTGACGGCTCTCTCCGCGATAATCTGACGCTGTTTGACAGCAGTATTTCGGATGATTATATCCTGGAAACGACGGGCGGACTCGGACTGAAGCAGTGGATTGATTCGCTGCCTGAAGGCCTGGATACGCATCTAAAGGCAGGCGGTGCCTCCCTTTCTGCCGGCGAGGCCCAGCTCTTCGCCCTGACACGGGTATTCCTGACCCAGCCGAGTCTGGTCATTCTGGATGAGCCTTCATCGCGCCTCGATGCTGCTACCGAGGCCATGCTGCAATCCGCCGTGGATCAGCTCATGATGAAATGTACGGGCATTGTAATCGCACACCGCCTCTCTACGCTGGAGCAGGTGGATCACATTATGGTGCTTGGAGACGGAAAGATACTCGAATTTGGCGAGAGGGAGGCATTGGCTAAAGATCCTTCCTCCCATTACGCTCAGCTCCTGATTACAGGCAGAGAGGAGGATTTGGCATGACCGTATCCCGATTTATACAACGCCTGTTTGCTCATAACATACCTCTGTTCATCGTAAACGGCCTGCTATGGGGGATGTTTCACTCCATACCGCTGCTCCTCGGACTCGGTATGCAATGGTTTTTTGACAGGGCGACAAGCCAATCGCATAACTATTTGTGGCTTGCTGTCCCGCTGATCTTTATCGCACTCGTGAGGATATCAAGGGTAGGTGTCTTTTTCTGGGCTTTCTTTAAATGGGTGACTTACATTTACGATATTCAGGCGATACTTCGCACCAATATGCTCAAGGGCATTATGCGCTGGCCCGGCCGGAACCTTCCTGCCTCCCCGGGCGAGGCGGTGAGCCGGTTCCGGGAGGATGTGGATGAGGTTGTCGAATACGTGGAATCCTGGGTTGACTTCTGGGGCCGATTCGCGTTTGCGGTCATTTCCCTTGTCATTATGGCCCGAATCAATTGGCAGATTACCCTGGTCGCTATTCTCCCGCTGCTTGCGGTTACCCTGCTGAATAATCTTTCAGGCAACCGTGCCAGGCGTTATGGCCAGCAAAATCGTGAAGCTACGGGGCGCATCACCAGCTTCATTGCCGAATCCTTCGGCGCGGTGCAGGCCCTCAAACTCGGCCAGGCCGAGGAGCATGTCCATCAGCGGTTTACCCAGCTGAACGAATCCCGCCGCCAGGCAGCGCTTAAGGATAATCTCTTCAAGCAATGGATGCGCTCGCTCAATCAGCATGTGTTAAGCATTTGTACAGGTATTATCCTGCTGATGTGCGCCTCCGCAATGGAAGCGGGACGATTTACCGTAGGTGATTTTGCACTCTTTACTTCGTATCTGTCGAATATTGCCTTCAGTATTTCACTGTTCGGATATATGGTATTCCAGCATAAACGCTTAAAGGTGTCCCTGGACCGGATGAGTATACTCTTCCGTCCCGGCGAACAGGACCGGATCATGGAATTCAGTGAAACCCATCTTTACGGAGAACCGCCTGAGCCGCCCGTCATTCAAAAGGATCCGAAAGAGCGGCTGCAAACGCTGGAGATCAATGGGCTCTCCTATTCCTACCCGAACTCCGAGAACGGCATTTCTGATGTGAGCTTCTCGATGGAACGCGGGAAATTCGTAGTGATTACTGGCCGGATCGGCTCCGGTAAATCTACGCTGGTACGCGCAATGCTCGGACTGCTGCCCACATCGGGCGGTTCCGTGCACTGGAACGGCAAAGAAGTTGATCCAGCTGCATTTCTCATACCGCCAAGGGCTGCTTATACGCCTCAAGTCCCGCGGCTGTTCAGTGATTCACTTCGGGAAAATATCATTCAAGGGAGCCCGCCAAGTGAGGATAAGCTTGCGCGTGCCATCCATTTGGCCGTTATGGAAAAGGATATTGAAGATCTGGAGAAAGGTCTGGATACCTTTGTTGGTCCAAGAGGAGTCATGCTGTCGGGTGGTCAGATCCAGCGCGCCGCTACAGCGCGGATGATGATGACGGAGTCGGATCTGTTCATCTTCGACGATCTGTCGAGCGCACTGGACGTCGAGACGGAGAAACAGCTCTGGGAACGTCTCTTTGAAGAGAGGGATGTCACTTGTATTGCCGTATCCCACCGTAGGGCAGCTCTTGCGCAGGCCGATCATATCATCGTCATGAAAGATGGCCGTATCGAATCAGAGGGTACATTATCCGACCTGCTGGCAAGCAGCACCGAAATGCAGCTGCTGTGGCAGGGTGAGGCTTCAGCGGTCGAAGAAGCGGATGATAGCCTGATTACGGCTAATTAATTCCATACAAAAAGAGCAGGGCCAAGAGAAACTCGCTTGGCCCTCTTTATATTTAGGGTTTGTTCACGGCCCGCCACCGCATAAGCAGGTCTGATCGCGCCGAAGCAGCCACATCAAACCGGTAGCTGCTCAGCAGCTGATCCGTCTTAACCGAAGCAAGCAGCGGATTAGGCTTGATATTAGGGATGACCGGCATTGAAAAGGCTGTGTTCATGTATGTGGTTTGAGCGCTCTTGGAGAGTACAAAATCAGCAAGCTTCTTCGCGGCCGCCTTATTGCCTCCGTTCTTGAGAATGGAGACCGCACCGATTTCCCATCCCGCCTGCGGCGGAATGGAAGAGCGGATAGCATATCCGGAGTTGTTAAACCGCAGCTGGTCGCCCAGAAAGCTGACCACTGCCGCGACATCTCCTACAGCCAGGCGCTGCGCTGAGGAAATGCCGGAAAAGGTAGTTGATGAGCTCTGCAGCTTTAGCGCATGCATTAGCTCAATGGCCTTTTCCGTTCCCCGCTCCTGTGCAAGTGAGGCCAGGAGCGTGTAACCTGTCCCGGATGTCTCCGGATCGGGAATCTCAATCTTCCCCTTCAGTTCAGGTCGAAGCAAGTCCTCGTAGCGCTGCGGAAGAGGGAGCCGTGCGAGCTCGGGATCCTGCTTCCATACCTGCTCATTCACGCCAATTGCCAGCGCGCCCATGTACATACCTGTCCAGTACCCCTGCTTATCTTTATAAGCCTCAGGGATTTTATCGCTCATTCGCGGCGAATACCGGAGCAGTTTGCCGCTGCTTTTCAGCGACTCATGCAAATCCGCAGTCCCTCCCAGCACCACGTCGATGCCGGTTTTGTTCATGGACAGCAGATGATAGCTTGCCTCTCCGCTGGACATCCGGATGACCTCGTACGACTGGCCTGTTTCTTTCTTAAATTTTTCCAGCAGCATGCGGCCTTCATCCTCCTGAAAAATAACATATACCTTTAGCGGCGGGTTAGCCGTCTTACCCGGATAGATCCAGACCAAGACCAATACGAAGGCAGCGGCCAGCACCAAAATCACGCTCCCTTTCCTCATCATCATGAATCCCCCCCTTCTGCAGCTGAACTCTCTAAAGTAAATGTATTTGTAAAGCGTCAAAAAGGAAAACAAATTTGTTTTCCTTTTTGTGAAACGTATTCCATTGATCATATCCAGTTGTTACGTTTAGTTGTCCTCGGCTTTCATCATGTGTATTTTATCTGCCGTTGCAGCAAAGGTGACCTCGCCCTCATATGAAATATGACCGATATCATAGGCATCTACGATCCATTCCTTGCCTTCATCATCCAGAATGAAATACCTTTCCTTCTCGCCAAGGAACATGGAAGACTGTACCTTGCCCTTCATATAGAAGTCATAAGCCTCCGGCGGGCTCATACGCAGCGACTCCGGACGGACGCTAAGGATGACCTTTTCGCCCGTGGACCATAATCCATCGGTCGGGATAGTTGCCTTCCGGCCTTTTCCGTAAGCAACCGTTGCCATATTTCCCTCCTGGCGTTCAACCACGCCGTCGATGAAATTGGTCGTCCCGATGAAATCGGCCACATAACGGGTCCGCGGTTTATAATATATTTCATGCGGCGTGCCGTATTGGTCAATCTTCCCCTTATTGAAGACCACAATATAGTCCGACATCGACAAGGCCTCCAGCTGATCATGCGTTACATAAATGACGGTTAGTCCAAGCTCCTGCTGAATGCCGCGAAGCTCGACCCGGACCTCCTCACGCAGTTTGGCATCAAGGTTGCTTAGAGGCTCATCGAGCAGGATGATCGGTGAGTTCATGACGAGCGCTCGCGCCATAGCCACACGCTGCTGCTGGCCTCCGGACATTTCATGCGGATAGCGTTCCTCCAGACCTGTCAGCTTTACCTGCGCCAAGGCTGCCTTCACGCGCTGCTGAACCTCTGCCTCCGGACGTTTTTTGATGTCCAGTCCATAAGCCACATTATCAAAAACGGTCATATGCGGAAAGAGAGCATACTCCTGGAATACCATTGGTGTTCCTCTCTTGTAGGGAGGCAGATCGTTCACGACCTTGCCGTCAATCCACACCTCACCCTGATCCACCGTATAAAAACCTGCAATGGAGCGCAATAGCGTTGTTTTGCCGCAGCCGCTAGGTCCCAGGAATGTGATGAATTTCCCCCGCTCGATTTGCAGGTTGATATTTTTAAGAACATGATTCTGCCCAAACACTTTATTCACGTCTTTTAAATCAAGCAATACTTGTGACTCCATAATGTCCACTCCCTGTTTCTCCAGTTTTGCCTGGGCCCTCTGCTAGAAATCGAATATTTTAACCTTGGAGCGGAAAATAAGCTTGATGATGCCGAGCGTACCAAGTGTAGCACCCATCAGACCTACCGCAACGGCCGCCGCCCAGTAATAGGTTCCGGTCTCCGCGTAGTTGAAGATCGATACGGCCGCAACCACCCATTTGGGCGTAATCAGGAAAATAATCGTGCTTAAGGTATTCATATTTTTCATAAACGCATAGACAAAGTTGGCTACGACGGTTTTTTGCAGCATTGGAAACACGATGGTCGTCAGTGTCTTACGGCTGTTCGCACCTAGATTGGTGGCAGCTTCTTCTATCGATTTGTCCACCTGCTTGAAGGAAGCGGTTAATCCTCGGTATCCGACAGGCATTTGCTTGAGCAGCATGGCAATGACAATCAATGCCGCCGAACCCTGAAGAACAATCGGCCCTTTGCTGAAGGTCACGATGAGAGCCAGGCCGACGAAGGTACCCGGAAGAGCAATAGGTAGAACCGCACTGAAATCCAGCAGTTTTTTGCCTGGGAACGGCTTGCGAACCACGATATAGGCAAGAACCAGCGCAAAGGCAACGGCCAGGATCGCACTCACCAGTGAAAGCACGAGACTGTTAAGAACCGCCGGACTGGAGGAGCTGAATACGACCTTCATCATATGTTCGAGTGTAAAGGTATTGTCACGTCCGAAGTTTTTCGTAAAGGCAAACAGAATGGTAATCGCGAACATCGAAATAATGAATATGGAAATGATTGTGTTAAAGATAAAGAGCAATAGATCGGTTCTTTTGGATGTCGTAATCCGTTTCAGGCCCGATACCGGCTTGCCTGTTACGGTGGAATAAGATCCTTTGGACAATACCTTATTTTGAACCCAGAAAACCAGCAGTGCCGGAATAACGAGAATGATCCCCATAACGGATGCCAGCCCTGGCTCGTTATTAATGATTTCCCCATAAATTTCCACGGCCAGCAGCGAATAATTGCCGCCAATCAGCTTCGGATTCCCAAAGTCGGCAAAACAGTTGATAGCCACCAGCAGAAAAGCATTGATAACACCTGGAAGCGCGAGTTTAAACGTAATCGTCCGAAACAGCCGGAAGCCCCGTGCCCCTAAATTTTGTGCCGCGATTTCGAGATTCGGTGAAATGGAACGCAGCACACCGGTAATCGTCATATAAGCCAGTGGGAAATACGAGATCGTCTGGACAATCCACAAGCCCGGCAGGCCATATAAATCCAGTTCAACATGGAATACGGAGTTCATCCAATGCGAAATCATGCCGCCGCGTCCGAACAAGAGGAGAAAAGCCAGACCGCTCATTACCGATGGGGCCAGCAGCGGAATAAATGCAATAAAACGGAAGAACTTTTTGCCCGCGATATTGCTGTAGTGAATCGCGTATGCATAAATAAAACCGATGACCGTCGCCGTAAATGCCGACAGTGAGGAACTGACAACCGTATTCAATAATGCCTTCCCGTAGCGGGCTTTGCTGAAGAACGTGCCCCAGTTATCAAAACCCGAGGTAAAGACAACCACAATTAGCGGGTATATGACAAACAGGATCAATACGATAAAACTGGTCAAAACGAGAACAAGGGATGATGGATCTTTAAGGAGTCTC from Paenibacillus sp. J23TS9 includes the following:
- a CDS encoding ABC transporter ATP-binding protein, giving the protein MQQPKQPSMSWLLRYLRPVKGRLLILLILLLASTGAQLVNPQIVQRFIDTAVDNGVVSSLLVLAGIYLIFAVFNQVLTVAISYLGNDVSWRATNQLRGDLLKHCLRLDMRFHNMKTPGEMIERIDGDVTNMSNFFAMFIIKVIGSFVLLAGILSFMFTINWPIATVMTVFTLASIGAMVFIRDLGVKSSKDERGASAALFGFIEERIAGIEDVQANGNVPYVMNRFHRAMRTVFLKGRKAWMLRVIPWNTTVVLFAIAVTVVLLLGVHYYLTNQITLGTLFLIYQYTQMLNDPIEQLGDQVQEFQKAKSGMMRSQELLANRSEIVEGNDTTLPDGALGLEFDHVNFSSTRISPCFMILHSPFVQARDWALSGVPAAVNPASAVSCCGYTTLTAASSESEAQTFRS
- a CDS encoding ABC transporter ATP-binding protein, with translation MGRTGSGKSSLSRVLLRLYNINSGVIRVGGTDIQELKLEALYRRVGMVTQDVQLFDGSLRDNLTLFDSSISDDYILETTGGLGLKQWIDSLPEGLDTHLKAGGASLSAGEAQLFALTRVFLTQPSLVILDEPSSRLDAATEAMLQSAVDQLMMKCTGIVIAHRLSTLEQVDHIMVLGDGKILEFGEREALAKDPSSHYAQLLITGREEDLA
- a CDS encoding ABC transporter ATP-binding protein, whose product is MTVSRFIQRLFAHNIPLFIVNGLLWGMFHSIPLLLGLGMQWFFDRATSQSHNYLWLAVPLIFIALVRISRVGVFFWAFFKWVTYIYDIQAILRTNMLKGIMRWPGRNLPASPGEAVSRFREDVDEVVEYVESWVDFWGRFAFAVISLVIMARINWQITLVAILPLLAVTLLNNLSGNRARRYGQQNREATGRITSFIAESFGAVQALKLGQAEEHVHQRFTQLNESRRQAALKDNLFKQWMRSLNQHVLSICTGIILLMCASAMEAGRFTVGDFALFTSYLSNIAFSISLFGYMVFQHKRLKVSLDRMSILFRPGEQDRIMEFSETHLYGEPPEPPVIQKDPKERLQTLEINGLSYSYPNSENGISDVSFSMERGKFVVITGRIGSGKSTLVRAMLGLLPTSGGSVHWNGKEVDPAAFLIPPRAAYTPQVPRLFSDSLRENIIQGSPPSEDKLARAIHLAVMEKDIEDLEKGLDTFVGPRGVMLSGGQIQRAATARMMMTESDLFIFDDLSSALDVETEKQLWERLFEERDVTCIAVSHRRAALAQADHIIVMKDGRIESEGTLSDLLASSTEMQLLWQGEASAVEEADDSLITAN
- a CDS encoding extracellular solute-binding protein; the encoded protein is MMMRKGSVILVLAAAFVLVLVWIYPGKTANPPLKVYVIFQEDEGRMLLEKFKKETGQSYEVIRMSSGEASYHLLSMNKTGIDVVLGGTADLHESLKSSGKLLRYSPRMSDKIPEAYKDKQGYWTGMYMGALAIGVNEQVWKQDPELARLPLPQRYEDLLRPELKGKIEIPDPETSGTGYTLLASLAQERGTEKAIELMHALKLQSSSTTFSGISSAQRLAVGDVAAVVSFLGDQLRFNNSGYAIRSSIPPQAGWEIGAVSILKNGGNKAAAKKLADFVLSKSAQTTYMNTAFSMPVIPNIKPNPLLASVKTDQLLSSYRFDVAASARSDLLMRWRAVNKP
- a CDS encoding ABC transporter ATP-binding protein, producing MESQVLLDLKDVNKVFGQNHVLKNINLQIERGKFITFLGPSGCGKTTLLRSIAGFYTVDQGEVWIDGKVVNDLPPYKRGTPMVFQEYALFPHMTVFDNVAYGLDIKKRPEAEVQQRVKAALAQVKLTGLEERYPHEMSGGQQQRVAMARALVMNSPIILLDEPLSNLDAKLREEVRVELRGIQQELGLTVIYVTHDQLEALSMSDYIVVFNKGKIDQYGTPHEIYYKPRTRYVADFIGTTNFIDGVVERQEGNMATVAYGKGRKATIPTDGLWSTGEKVILSVRPESLRMSPPEAYDFYMKGKVQSSMFLGEKERYFILDDEGKEWIVDAYDIGHISYEGEVTFAATADKIHMMKAEDN
- a CDS encoding iron ABC transporter permease, with product MKEKKGTGESLKRLLKDPSSLVLVLTSFIVLILFVIYPLIVVVFTSGFDNWGTFFSKARYGKALLNTVVSSSLSAFTATVIGFIYAYAIHYSNIAGKKFFRFIAFIPLLAPSVMSGLAFLLLFGRGGMISHWMNSVFHVELDLYGLPGLWIVQTISYFPLAYMTITGVLRSISPNLEIAAQNLGARGFRLFRTITFKLALPGVINAFLLVAINCFADFGNPKLIGGNYSLLAVEIYGEIINNEPGLASVMGIILVIPALLVFWVQNKVLSKGSYSTVTGKPVSGLKRITTSKRTDLLLFIFNTIISIFIISMFAITILFAFTKNFGRDNTFTLEHMMKVVFSSSSPAVLNSLVLSLVSAILAVAFALVLAYIVVRKPFPGKKLLDFSAVLPIALPGTFVGLALIVTFSKGPIVLQGSAALIVIAMLLKQMPVGYRGLTASFKQVDKSIEEAATNLGANSRKTLTTIVFPMLQKTVVANFVYAFMKNMNTLSTIIFLITPKWVVAAVSIFNYAETGTYYWAAAVAVGLMGATLGTLGIIKLIFRSKVKIFDF